GGCATCATGAACACCATGGTTCCCGAAGCGACCATCCCCTCACATCAGGGACCGGACGCGCAAACCGTGCTGCCGGACCTCGACCTCATCACCATCGCGGCGAAGGGGGCCCATACGCAGACGCACAACCACTATTGGACGCTGCAGCTCACGAGGAACGCGAGCAGGGATGAGGTGCTCGACGCGTTCCGCGCCGCGCCGCGCATCGCCTTCATTCGAATGTCGGACGGACTCGTCGCGCTGAACTCCACGATCGAACTTATGCGGGACCTCGGTCGACCACGAGGCGACATGTGGGAGGTGGCGCTCTGGGAGGACCTCGTCACCGTGAACGGCGACGAGGTGTATCTCACCTACCAGGTCTTCAACGAGGCCATCGTCGTGCCCGAGACCATCGACGCGATCCGCGCGCTGACCGAGAGCGCCCCCGATGCGGCCACGTCTATGCACATCACCGACACCACCCTCGGGATGCGGCGGGACTTCCTGACCACGCCGCTTGGCACGTCGGAGTCGACAAGCCGTCCATCGACGGCCCGATAGTCATCCCCATCGAGCGGTTCAGCGGATGAGTCGTCCGATGGCTTGCGATGCTTCGCGGATCTTCTCTTCGGCGACGTCGTCGCCGGCACGGGCGGCGTCGGCGACGCAGTGGCGCAGGTGGTCCTCGAGGAGCCCGACGGCGACGTTCTGCAGCGCGCCGGTGAGGGCGGAGA
The window above is part of the Agrococcus sp. ARC_14 genome. Proteins encoded here:
- a CDS encoding type II glyceraldehyde-3-phosphate dehydrogenase — encoded protein: MSTIRVAVNGYGVIGKRVADAVKLQPDMELVGIADVATDWRIRAAAGRAPIFGATVEAVDGMRAAGLDIAGTLQDLIGGADIVVDTTPKHVAAGNLDRYREAGVKFVLQGGESHETTGHSFVAQANYDSALGRESTRVVSCNTTSIVRVLGALQDAGLLAKARGVLIRRATDPWESHLGGIMNTMVPEATIPSHQGPDAQTVLPDLDLITIAAKGAHTQTHNHYWTLQLTRNASRDEVLDAFRAAPRIAFIRMSDGLVALNSTIELMRDLGRPRGDMWEVALWEDLVTVNGDEVYLTYQVFNEAIVVPETIDAIRALTESAPDAATSMHITDTTLGMRRDFLTTPLGTSESTSRPSTAR